The Chanodichthys erythropterus isolate Z2021 chromosome 12, ASM2448905v1, whole genome shotgun sequence genome contains a region encoding:
- the mrpl39 gene encoding 39S ribosomal protein L39, mitochondrial, whose product MAARTVCQMLQRRLASSAAAARLSSAELRSHRSALFSKEQARQRALFPRTEKIEVTLRGPGLQGTLLVMNRGVSTPHSCTRHLTEWHVMSSALALVDGQPWHMHRPLTRSCDLTLLTFKDEDPQIVNQAYWRSCAALLGHVLDGAFKDEFSVELLKIPEVPVTAGAFCCDLVLDSRLDSWTPTEESLRSFTRDALQLVQKDLPWEPLDVSPSVALEIFSHSRCKQEEVEERAAQSQNGTVSLYRCGDHVTLSGGPLVSRTGLCSQYEVTCIHTVGESAWGVRRRAQGLSLPMNLTANHTVWRKLRKRAERLVEIPSSSTVTPPPIAEAPPTAPPPLQ is encoded by the exons ATGGCGGCTCGGACAGTCTGTCAGATGCTCCAGCGCC GTCTGGCGTCAAGTGCAGCGGCTGCGCGTCTGTCGTCTGCAGAACTGCGCAGTCATCGCAGCGCTCTGTTCTCTAAAGAGCAGGCGCGTCAGAGAGCTCTGTTTCCGCGCACAGAGAAGATCGAGGTGACCCTGCGGGGGCCCGGCCTACAGGGGACCCTGCTGGTCATGAACCGAGGCGTGTCGACGCCGCACAGCTGCACGCGCC ATCTGACGGAGTGGCATGTGATGAGTTCTGCTCTGGCTCTGGTGGATGGGCAGCCGTGGCACATGCACCGACCTTTGACCCGCTCCTGTGACCTCACCCTCCTCACCTTTAAAGATGAAGACCCTCAGATAGTCAATCAG gcgTACTGGCGCTCCTGTGCGGCTCTTCTGGGTCATGTGCTCGACGGAGCGTTTAAGGACGAGTTCAGCGTCGAGCTGCTGAAGATTCCAGAAGTACCAG TGACCGCCGGCGCGTTCTGTTGTGATCTGGTTCTGGACTCTCGTTTAGACTCCTGGACGCCCACAGAG GAGAGTCTGCGCAGTTTCACCCGTGATGCGCTGCAGCTCGTCCAGAAAGATCTGCCGTGGGAACCGCTGGATGTTTCGCCGTCGGTGGCGCTGGAGATCTTCTCTCACAGCAG GTGTAAACAGGAGGAAGTTGAAGAGAGAGCAGCTCAAAGTCAGAATGGGACCGTATCGTTATAcag GTGTGGTGATCATGTGACGCTGAGCGGAGGCCCTCTAGTGTCCCGCACGGGTCTGTGCTCACAGTATGAGGTCACGTGCATCCATACAGTGGGAGAGAGCGCATGGGGCGTCCGGCGCAGGGCTCAGGGTCTCTCGCTGCCAATGAATCTGACC GCGAATCACACAGTGTGGAGGAAGCTGCGGAAAAGAGCAGAAAGACTA GTGGAGATTCCCTCATCCTCAACAGTGACTCCTCCCCCCATAGCTGAAGCTCCGCCCACAGCCCCGCCCCCTCTGCAGTAA
- the jam2a gene encoding junctional adhesion molecule 2A isoform X2: MFASVALLILIQISGVPVVPVTVTSRSPTVEVHELSDAELSCEFKTERETNPRIEWKKIDKDVSFVFYEGSFIGPFQGRADIDGATVRLRRVTQADAGKYRCEVSAVADSVKLGETNVTLTVLVPPQTPSCDVPSSALTGSKVELRCRDQHSIPPAKYTWFKDNRALPIHQPNATYTVNEFTGVLTFQTVSRADTGQYHCEAKNRVGPAKSCPGTLMLVDDLNLAAVISGALLLCLLLLLCAFGVCYAHRHGYFSRHRGSQHSGYSHPPKEPQDFKHTQSFML, encoded by the exons ATGTTTGCGTCCGTGGCTTTGCTGATATTAATTCAGA TTTCAGGCGTCCCAGTTGTCCCCGTCACCGTCACCAGCCGCAGTCCCACAGTGGAAGTGCATGAGCTCtcgg ACGCCGAGCTCTCCTGCGAGTTCAAGACCGAGAGAGAAACCAATCCTCGCATCGAGTGGAAGAAGATCGACAAAGACGTCTCCTTCGTTTTTTATGAAGGCAGTTTCATAG GGCCGTTTCAGGGGCGCGCGGATATCGATGGTGCGACGGTACGGCTGCGCAGAGTGACTCAGGCGGACGCGGGCAAGTACCGCTGTGAGGTCAGCGCTGTGGCCGACTCCGTCAAGCTGGGAGAGACCAACGTCACGCTCACAGTGCTGG TGCCTCCACAAACCCCGTCATGTGACGTTCCCAGCTCCGCTCTGACGGGCTCTAAGGTGGAGCTGCGCTGTAGGGACCAGCACAGCATCCCGCCCGCCAAATACACCTGGTTCAAAGACAACCGCGCGCTGCCCATCCATCAGCCCAACGCCACATACACGGTCAACGAGTTCACCGGCGTACTG ACCTTCCAGACGGTGAGCAGGGCCGATACGGGTCAGTATCACTGTGAGGCCAAGAACAGGGTGGGACCCGCTAAGAGCTGCCCAGGGACGCTCATGCTGGTCG ATGATCTGAATCTGGCGGCGGTGATCTCCGGCGCTCTTCTGCTGtgtctgctgctgctgttgtgtGCGTTCGGAGTCTGTTACGCCCACCGGCACGGATACTTCAGCC GACACAGAGGAAG TCAGCATTCAGGATACAGTCACCCTCCAAAGGAA CCTCAGGATTTCAAACACACTCAGTCCTTCATGCTGTGA
- the jam2a gene encoding junctional adhesion molecule 2A isoform X1, which yields MFASVALLILIQISGVPVVPVTVTSRSPTVEVHELSDAELSCEFKTERETNPRIEWKKIDKDVSFVFYEGSFIGPFQGRADIDGATVRLRRVTQADAGKYRCEVSAVADSVKLGETNVTLTVLVPPQTPSCDVPSSALTGSKVELRCRDQHSIPPAKYTWFKDNRALPIHQPNATYTVNEFTGVLTFQTVSRADTGQYHCEAKNRVGPAKSCPGTLMLVDDLNLAAVISGALLLCLLLLLCAFGVCYAHRHGYFSRHRGRSFWIPQCHGAAHISSQNLNRTEHTQHSGYSHPPKEPQDFKHTQSFML from the exons ATGTTTGCGTCCGTGGCTTTGCTGATATTAATTCAGA TTTCAGGCGTCCCAGTTGTCCCCGTCACCGTCACCAGCCGCAGTCCCACAGTGGAAGTGCATGAGCTCtcgg ACGCCGAGCTCTCCTGCGAGTTCAAGACCGAGAGAGAAACCAATCCTCGCATCGAGTGGAAGAAGATCGACAAAGACGTCTCCTTCGTTTTTTATGAAGGCAGTTTCATAG GGCCGTTTCAGGGGCGCGCGGATATCGATGGTGCGACGGTACGGCTGCGCAGAGTGACTCAGGCGGACGCGGGCAAGTACCGCTGTGAGGTCAGCGCTGTGGCCGACTCCGTCAAGCTGGGAGAGACCAACGTCACGCTCACAGTGCTGG TGCCTCCACAAACCCCGTCATGTGACGTTCCCAGCTCCGCTCTGACGGGCTCTAAGGTGGAGCTGCGCTGTAGGGACCAGCACAGCATCCCGCCCGCCAAATACACCTGGTTCAAAGACAACCGCGCGCTGCCCATCCATCAGCCCAACGCCACATACACGGTCAACGAGTTCACCGGCGTACTG ACCTTCCAGACGGTGAGCAGGGCCGATACGGGTCAGTATCACTGTGAGGCCAAGAACAGGGTGGGACCCGCTAAGAGCTGCCCAGGGACGCTCATGCTGGTCG ATGATCTGAATCTGGCGGCGGTGATCTCCGGCGCTCTTCTGCTGtgtctgctgctgctgttgtgtGCGTTCGGAGTCTGTTACGCCCACCGGCACGGATACTTCAGCC GACACAGAGGAAG GTCGTTCTGGATCCCGCAGTGTCACGGTGCGGCGCACATAAGCAGCCAGAACCTCAACAGAACCGAACACAC TCAGCATTCAGGATACAGTCACCCTCCAAAGGAA CCTCAGGATTTCAAACACACTCAGTCCTTCATGCTGTGA